The Lycium ferocissimum isolate CSIRO_LF1 chromosome 10, AGI_CSIRO_Lferr_CH_V1, whole genome shotgun sequence genome window below encodes:
- the LOC132033962 gene encoding maltose excess protein 1-like, chloroplastic isoform X2 encodes MGKAVLRSRQPSNYYIFNPNLQHPKSIPNLLPYKKRAKQNNTLNKLVLLSPLVFQYRLKPVSALDSDAPRPIDQSSEDLKSSESFKQWDSLTAKFAGAANIPFLILQLPQIILNARNLLAGNQAALYAVPWLGMFTGLLGNLSLLSYFIKKREAEVVVVQTLGVVTIYIVLSQLAMAGSMPLPHYAVTSVVIACGLVVNFMKYYYLLNPIIWRYWEDFITIAGLSALPQVMWSTFIPYVPNTILPGAVAFVLAILAVVMSRTGKLPEKGIKFVGSLSGWTATLLFMWMPVSQMWTNLLNPDNIKGLSALSMLLAMIGNGLMIPRALFTRDLMWFTGSTWACIFYGWGNLVCLYCCKVISREFFLASTVGFGAWLAFGFWRDTQVYGYNSPLQSLKELIFGS; translated from the exons A TGGGTAAGGCAGTCCTACGTTCCCGTCAACCCTCCAACTATTATATCTTCAATCCTAATCTCCAGCATCCGAAGTCAATtccaaatctccttccatacaAGAAAAGAGCCAAACAGAACAATACTTTGAACAAGTTGGTGCTCCTAAGCCCATTAGTTTTCCAATACCGGTTAAAACCGGTTTCTGCGCTTGACTCAGATGCTCCCCGTCCTATCGATCAG AGCTCAGAAGATTTAAAGAGTAGCGAGAGCTTTAAGCAATGGGATTCATTGACTGCAAAATTTGCAGGAGCTGCAAATATTCCGTTTCTCATATTACAACTGCCTCAAATTATACTCAATGCTCGTAACCTTCTAGCCGGAAATCAAGCTGCATTATATGCTGTTCCATGGCTG GGGATGTTCACTGGATTGCTTGGTAATTTGTCTTTGCTATCATACTTTATAAAAAAGAGGGAGGCGGAGGTGGTCGTTGTTCAAACTTTGGGTGTCGTAACCATTTATATTGTGCTATCACAACTAGCCATGGCTGGATCGATGCCTTTACCTCATTATGCAGTTACTTCTGTTGTTATTGCTTGTGGTCTTGTTGTGAACTTCATGAAATACTATTACTTGTTAAATCCCATAATCTGGCGTTATTGGGAGGATTTCATTACTATTGCTGGGCTATCTGCACTTCCCCAA GTCATGTGGTCAACTTTCATCCCATATGTTCCAAATACCATCTTGCCTGGTGCTGTAGCTTTTGTTCTGGCTATCCTAGCTGTCGTTATG TCTCGGACTGGGAAACTTCCAGAAAAGGGCATCAAATTTGTAGGATCATTGTCTGGATGGACTGCCACTCTTCTTTTCATGTGGATGCCAGTTTCACAAATG TGGACGAACCTTCTAAATCCAGATAATATTAAAGGTTTATCAGCACTTTCGATGTTGCTTGCGATGATCGGGAATGGACTCATGATTCCACGAGCACTCTTTACTCGGGATTTGATGTG GTTCACTGGTTCAACTTGGGCATGCATTTTTTATGGATGGGGAAACCTTGTCTGCTTATATTG CTGCAAAGTTATCAGCAGGGAATTTTTCTTAGCTTCGACAGTTGGCTTTGGGGCATGGCTAG CGTTCGGTTTCTGGAGAGACACACAAGTATATGGTTATAATTCTCCATTGCAATCGTTGAAGGAATTGATTTTTGGTTCATAA
- the LOC132033961 gene encoding protein trichome berefringence-like 7, which produces MKLGMTINGAFKKALATWKSWIEKKVNTNRTRVFFRTFEATHWSVGSPEKCVVTRQPWSETNGKDESAFSDMIIDTVTNVSKPVTLLHVTPMGAYRSDAHVGTWSDNPLVPDCSHYCLPGVPDMWNELLFAFLFSDQQYQIR; this is translated from the exons ATGAAACTCGGGATGACAATAAATGGTGCCTTCAAGAAAGCCTTAGCTACTTGGAAATCTTGGATTGAAAAGAAGGTCAACACTAATAGGACACGTGTATTCTTTCGGACTTTTGAAGCTACTCATTGGAG TGTTGGATCCCCTGAGAAATGTGTTGTGACACGACAGCCCTGGTCAGAAACCAACGGCAAGGATGAGAGTGCGTTTTCAGACATGATTATTGATACTGTGACTAATGTATCCAAACCCGTGACATTGCTGCatgtcactccgatgggggCATACCGGAGCGATGCACATGTTGGTACTTGGAGTGATAATCCATTAGTGCCAGATTGTAGCCATTACTGCTTACCTGGTGTGCCTGATATGTGGAACGAACTGCTTTTCGCCTTTCTATTTTCGGATCAGCAGTATCAGATTCGTTAG
- the LOC132033968 gene encoding peroxidase 64-like, which produces MALQRFLVAFVVVSVLFSCVNALSSNYYDKTCPKAESTITQVVKKAMSSDKTVPAALLRMHFHDCFVRGCDGSVLLNSTKNNQAEKDGPPNISLHAFHVIDAAKKEIENMCPGVVSCADILAIAARDAVTLSGGPTWAVPKGRKDGRISKASETRQLPGPTFNISQLQQSFSQRGLSLDDLVALSGGHTLGFSHCSSFENRIHNFDKKNDVDPTLDVSFAANLKKVCPVKNTVKNAGSTLDTTTFLFDNEYYKLVMKKKGIFSSDSTLLTNSRAKTLVSNFATSQNEFFKAFASSMIKMSSISGSAQEIRRDCRFVN; this is translated from the exons ATGGCATTACAAAGATTTCTTGTTGCTTTTGTAGTTGTTTCTGTGCTATTTTCATGCGTGAATGCCCTTAGCTCCAATTACTATGATAAAACTTGTCCCAAGGCAGAGTCCACCATCACACAAGTTGTCAAAAAAGCAATGTCAAGTGATAAAACAGTTCCAGCTGCTCTTTTAAGGATGCATTTCCATGATTGTTTCGTTAGG GGTTGTGATGGTTCTGTGTTGCTGAATTCGACAAAAAACAACCAAGCAGAGAAGGATGGACCTCCTAACATTTCACTACATGcttttcatgttattgatgCTGCTAAGAAAGAAATCGAAAATATGTGTCCAGGAGTTGTCTCTTGTGCTGATATTTTGGCTATCGCAGCCAGAGATGCTGTTACTCTT TCTGGAGGACCTACTTGGGCCGTGCCAAAAGGTAGAAAAGATGGACGAATTTCTAAGGCTAGTGAAACAAGACAATTACCTGGTCCAACTTTCAACATCTCTCAATTGCAACAAAGCTTCTCCCAGAGAGGCCTTTCTTTGGATGATTTAGTGGCACTTTCAG GAGGACACACTCTTGGATTTTCTCATTGTTCATCCTTCGAAAACAGAATCCACAACTTCGATAAGAAAAACGATGTCGATCCAACACTAGATGTATCATTTGCAGCTAATTTAAAGAAAGTATGCCCCGTTAAAAACACAGTGAAAAATGCAGGGTCCACATTGGATACTACGACATTTTTATTCGATAACGAATATTACAAGTTAGTAATGAAGAAGAAGGGTATTTTCTCTTCGGATTCGACGTTGCTTACAAATTCAAGGGCCAAAAcacttgtttcaaattttgCCACTTCGCAAAATGAGTTCTTTAAAGCTTTTGCTAGTTCAATGATCAAAATGAGCAGTATTAGTGGTTCTGCTCAAGAAATAAGGCGTGATTGCAGATTTGTTAATTAA
- the LOC132035474 gene encoding protein TRACHEARY ELEMENT DIFFERENTIATION-RELATED 6-like, whose product MANYTIIVFVFSTFGCILLGLAMLAFCCYLKKKKKSKIIVETKEVKHIDDHLKIKEATVEGPHGKLERVALSVEEDLHEKDDIVRTKKGSEEVHHHNSHVNNNPSEITPPALEAGHGQT is encoded by the coding sequence ATGGCTAATTACACCATAATAGTGTTCGTTTTCTCGACGTTCGGTTGCATTTTACTTGGCCTAGCTATGCTTGCTTTCTGCTGCtacttgaagaaaaagaagaagagcaaaataATAGTTGAAACAAAAGAAGTGAAACACATTGATGACCATCTTAAAATCAAGGAAGCAACTGTTGAAGGACCTCATGGGAAACTTGAGAGAGTGGCACTCTCTGTAGAAGAAGATTTGCATGAAAAAGATGACATTGTGAGGACAAAGAAAGGGTCAGAAGAAGTTCATCATCATAACTCCCATGTCAATAATAATCCTTCAGAAATTACACCACCTGCTCTTGAAGCTGGCCATGGACAAACTTGA
- the LOC132033967 gene encoding alcohol dehydrogenase 1, whose product MSTAGQVIRCKAAVAWEAGKPLVIEEVDVAPPQKDEVRLKILYSSLCHTDVYFWEAKGQTPLFPRIFGHEAGGIVESVGEGVTDLQPGDHVLPVFTGECQQCRHCKSSESNMCDLLRINTDRGVMISDGQSRFSKDGKPIYHFVGTSTFSEYTVCHSGCVSKIDPQAPLDKVCVLSCGISTGLGATLNVAKPTKGSTVAIFGLGAVGLAAAEGARIAGASRIIGIDLNAARFENAKKFGVTECVNPKDHDKPVQEVIVAMTDGGVDRSVECTGNVNAMISAFECVHDGWGVAVLVGVPNKDDAFKTHPMNLLNERTLKGTFFGNYKPKTDLPSVVAKYMNKELELEKFITHQVPFSEINKAFDYMLKGEGLRCMITMGH is encoded by the exons atgagtacTGCTGGTCAGGTCATTCGCTGCAAAG CTGCGGTTGCATGGGAAGCCGGAAAACCATTGGTAATCGAAGAAGTGGACGTGGCACCTCCACAGAAAGATGAAGTTCGTCTCAAGATTCTTTACAGCTCCTTGTGTCACACTGATGTTTATTTCTGGGAAGCTAAg GGACAAACACCTCTGTTTCCTCGAATTTTCGGACATGAAGCTGGAGG AATTGTGGAGAGTGTAGGTGAAGGTGTTACAGATCTCCAACCAGGCGATCATGTTCTTCCTGTGTTCACTGGTGAATGCCAGCAGTGCCGTCACTGCAAATCGTCGGAAAGCAACATGTGCGACCTCCTAAGAATAAATACAGATAGGGGAGTTATGATCAGTGATGGTCAATCAAGATTCTCCAAAGATGGGAAGCCGATATACCACTTTGTCGGAACTTCCACCTTTAGCGAATACACTGTTTGTCATTCTGGATGCGTCTCCAAGATTGATCCACAGGCACCACTTGACAAAGTTTGTGTCCTCAGTTGTGGAATATCGACAG GACTTGGTGCAACTCTGAATGTTGCCAAACCTACTAAAGGTTCTACTGTGGCTATTTTTGGCTTGGGAGCTGTTGGCCTTGCT GCTGCTGAAGGAGCTAGGATTGCTGGAGCTTCTAGGATCATCGGCATTGATTTGAATGCCGCCAGATTCGAGAATG CCAAGAAGTTTGGGGTTACAGAGTGTGTGAATCCAAAAGATCATGATAAGCCTGTCCAGGAG GTGATCGTGGCGATGACCGATGGAGGTGTTGACCGGAGTGTTGAGTGTACTGGAAATGTCAACGCTATGATCTCTGCTTTTGAATGTGTTCACGAT GGTTGGGGTGTGGCTGTGCTTGTTGGTGTGCCAAACAAAGACGATGCATTCAAAACTCATCCCATGAATCTGTTGAACGAGAGGACTCTCAAGGGCACCTTCTTTGGCAACTACAAGCCCAAAACTGACCTTCCATCTGTGGTGGCCAAGTACATGAATAAG GAGCTAGAGCTGGAGAAGTTCATTACCCACCAAGTTCCATTTTCAGAGATCAACAAAGCATTTGACTATATGTTGAAAGGGGAAGGCCTGCGTTGCATGATCACTATGGGACATTGA
- the LOC132034926 gene encoding protein TRACHEARY ELEMENT DIFFERENTIATION-RELATED 7A-like, with protein sequence MDNNLNNFPFPYFPPLPPHPISPPPPPPHTTSPPPKPHPPPPPHPHPHPHPHPHPHPPPPPPFVPPPSPPHNYIIIIFVFTTFGCIVLGLAILAFCCFLKKKKKSKIIVEEKEVKHIDDHLKIKEAIVEGPHGKLEKVVLSVEEDLHEEDDIVRTKKELEEAHHHNLLHANDKSSEITPSALEAGHGRSSTSSSGHGHTQT encoded by the coding sequence ATGGATAACAATTTGAATAATTTTCCATTCCCATATTTCCCTCCTCTTCCTCCTCATCCCATCTCTCCACCACCCCCTCCTCCTCATACTACCTCTCCACCACCAAAACCCCACCCTCCTCCTCCCCCTCATCCTCATCCTCATCCTCATCCTCATCCTCATCCTcatccaccaccaccacctccatTTGTTCCACCACCATCTCCCCCTCACAATTACATCATAATAATATTTGTTTTCACGACTTTCGGTTGCATTGTACTTGGCCTAGCTATTCTTGCTTTCTGTTGCttcttgaagaaaaagaagaagagcaaaataATAGTTGAAGAGAAAGAAGTGAAGCACATTGATGATCATCTTAAAATCAAGGAAGCAATAGTTGAAGGACCTCATGGGAAACTTGAGAAAGTGGTACTCTCTGTGGAAGAAGATTTGCATGAAGAAGATGACATTGTGAGGACAAAGAAAGAGTTAGAAgaagctcatcatcataactTATTGCATGCTAATGATAAATCTTCTGAAATTACACCTTCTGCTCTTGAAGCTGGCCATGGACGGTCTTCAACATCTTCTTCCGGTCATGGTCATACCCAAACTTGA
- the LOC132033962 gene encoding maltose excess protein 1-like, chloroplastic isoform X1, with protein MAGHLLPVGKAVLRSRQPSNYYIFNPNLQHPKSIPNLLPYKKRAKQNNTLNKLVLLSPLVFQYRLKPVSALDSDAPRPIDQSSEDLKSSESFKQWDSLTAKFAGAANIPFLILQLPQIILNARNLLAGNQAALYAVPWLGMFTGLLGNLSLLSYFIKKREAEVVVVQTLGVVTIYIVLSQLAMAGSMPLPHYAVTSVVIACGLVVNFMKYYYLLNPIIWRYWEDFITIAGLSALPQVMWSTFIPYVPNTILPGAVAFVLAILAVVMSRTGKLPEKGIKFVGSLSGWTATLLFMWMPVSQMWTNLLNPDNIKGLSALSMLLAMIGNGLMIPRALFTRDLMWFTGSTWACIFYGWGNLVCLYCCKVISREFFLASTVGFGAWLAFGFWRDTQVYGYNSPLQSLKELIFGS; from the exons ATGGCTGGACATTTGTTGCCAGTGGGTAAGGCAGTCCTACGTTCCCGTCAACCCTCCAACTATTATATCTTCAATCCTAATCTCCAGCATCCGAAGTCAATtccaaatctccttccatacaAGAAAAGAGCCAAACAGAACAATACTTTGAACAAGTTGGTGCTCCTAAGCCCATTAGTTTTCCAATACCGGTTAAAACCGGTTTCTGCGCTTGACTCAGATGCTCCCCGTCCTATCGATCAG AGCTCAGAAGATTTAAAGAGTAGCGAGAGCTTTAAGCAATGGGATTCATTGACTGCAAAATTTGCAGGAGCTGCAAATATTCCGTTTCTCATATTACAACTGCCTCAAATTATACTCAATGCTCGTAACCTTCTAGCCGGAAATCAAGCTGCATTATATGCTGTTCCATGGCTG GGGATGTTCACTGGATTGCTTGGTAATTTGTCTTTGCTATCATACTTTATAAAAAAGAGGGAGGCGGAGGTGGTCGTTGTTCAAACTTTGGGTGTCGTAACCATTTATATTGTGCTATCACAACTAGCCATGGCTGGATCGATGCCTTTACCTCATTATGCAGTTACTTCTGTTGTTATTGCTTGTGGTCTTGTTGTGAACTTCATGAAATACTATTACTTGTTAAATCCCATAATCTGGCGTTATTGGGAGGATTTCATTACTATTGCTGGGCTATCTGCACTTCCCCAA GTCATGTGGTCAACTTTCATCCCATATGTTCCAAATACCATCTTGCCTGGTGCTGTAGCTTTTGTTCTGGCTATCCTAGCTGTCGTTATG TCTCGGACTGGGAAACTTCCAGAAAAGGGCATCAAATTTGTAGGATCATTGTCTGGATGGACTGCCACTCTTCTTTTCATGTGGATGCCAGTTTCACAAATG TGGACGAACCTTCTAAATCCAGATAATATTAAAGGTTTATCAGCACTTTCGATGTTGCTTGCGATGATCGGGAATGGACTCATGATTCCACGAGCACTCTTTACTCGGGATTTGATGTG GTTCACTGGTTCAACTTGGGCATGCATTTTTTATGGATGGGGAAACCTTGTCTGCTTATATTG CTGCAAAGTTATCAGCAGGGAATTTTTCTTAGCTTCGACAGTTGGCTTTGGGGCATGGCTAG CGTTCGGTTTCTGGAGAGACACACAAGTATATGGTTATAATTCTCCATTGCAATCGTTGAAGGAATTGATTTTTGGTTCATAA